In Verrucomicrobiia bacterium, the following are encoded in one genomic region:
- a CDS encoding ATP-binding protein — MFQTSTPVVGKGFHNRASELEALSRSMQRLVAGEPRWIAILGPRKIGKTSLVLEAARRARTDTLRVITLDVQEQGPASLAIFRRLALEVLDAAVGRELGESLERLSGHPAAYRKLLQKSDRFGSLPDSLRSELLELVEGEINTHRAGAWLDLPEQLAAHLGLFFVIALDEFQELEGLRARKEFNAFMFMRSRWQKHRRVSYFISGSARSMLLKLVQSQQSPFFQHFALQELGPFRPDDAVDLLQQESGPEKPISSEVAELAVKAIGGYPFYLQMLGEELVESPSHPSRSSLKTSLQKLLFSRTGRLALYFESEFQKLVGRSTSLAATLDALAEGPASLTAISRTIGASTGPTVTYLERLQDAVERTAEGLYRLADPTFGLWLRWRRPGGTIVPMSVVGDEAEKSAAGALSAMGFDLVYQSKGSRGAFDLLATHGALQLGIQVKRSPLPLRFNRNEWSRMVAEGRGFRWHWIVASVSPSGEVNMLDPTKASVKKGITLSGRAVISNLLLWLDQKGPVA; from the coding sequence ATGTTTCAAACCAGTACGCCCGTTGTCGGAAAAGGCTTTCACAACCGAGCCAGCGAGTTGGAAGCCTTATCGCGCAGCATGCAGCGTCTGGTGGCTGGCGAGCCACGATGGATAGCCATCTTGGGACCTCGTAAGATCGGCAAAACGAGCTTGGTGCTCGAGGCGGCCAGGCGTGCGCGCACGGACACCTTGCGGGTCATTACCCTTGACGTACAGGAACAAGGGCCTGCTTCATTGGCGATCTTCCGCCGTTTGGCTTTGGAGGTCCTGGACGCCGCAGTTGGGCGGGAACTGGGCGAATCCCTCGAGAGATTGAGCGGCCACCCTGCAGCTTATCGCAAGCTGCTTCAAAAGTCGGATCGCTTCGGGAGCTTGCCTGACTCACTCCGGAGCGAGCTTCTGGAGCTTGTGGAGGGCGAGATCAATACGCATCGCGCGGGTGCCTGGCTTGATTTGCCGGAGCAACTGGCTGCCCACTTGGGGCTATTCTTCGTTATCGCGCTCGATGAGTTCCAAGAGTTGGAGGGTCTGCGGGCACGAAAGGAGTTCAACGCCTTCATGTTCATGCGCAGCCGTTGGCAGAAGCATAGGAGGGTCAGCTATTTTATCTCGGGTTCAGCGCGGTCTATGCTGCTGAAGCTTGTCCAATCCCAACAGTCACCGTTTTTCCAGCACTTCGCGCTTCAGGAATTGGGGCCGTTCCGCCCTGATGACGCTGTCGATCTATTGCAGCAGGAGAGCGGTCCGGAAAAGCCCATTTCCAGCGAGGTTGCCGAGCTGGCTGTCAAAGCGATCGGTGGCTATCCGTTCTATCTTCAGATGCTGGGTGAGGAGTTGGTCGAGTCGCCAAGCCATCCCAGCCGGTCCTCCCTGAAGACCTCACTGCAAAAGTTGTTGTTTTCACGAACCGGGCGCCTTGCCCTCTATTTCGAAAGCGAATTTCAAAAACTGGTGGGACGCTCGACTTCTTTGGCCGCTACCCTCGACGCCTTGGCAGAGGGGCCGGCGAGCCTGACGGCCATTTCCAGGACCATTGGAGCTTCAACCGGCCCGACGGTCACTTACCTGGAACGTCTGCAGGATGCGGTTGAGCGAACAGCGGAAGGGCTTTACCGCCTCGCCGATCCAACGTTTGGTCTCTGGCTGCGCTGGCGACGCCCCGGCGGAACCATCGTGCCCATGAGTGTGGTGGGCGACGAGGCCGAAAAATCGGCAGCAGGTGCGCTCTCGGCCATGGGATTCGACCTGGTCTATCAGTCCAAAGGATCTCGGGGCGCCTTCGATTTGTTGGCGACACATGGCGCCCTGCAATTGGGAATCCAAGTCAAGCGGTCTCCGTTGCCGCTCAGATTCAACCGCAACGAATGGTCTAGAATGGTCGCTGAAGGGCGCGGTTTCCGCTGGCATTGGATTGTTGCGTCAGTGAGCCCCAGCGGAGAGGTGAACATGCTCGATCCGACCAAAGCTTCCGTGAAAAAGGGCATCACCCTATCGGGGAGAGCCGTGATTTCCAATCTTTTGCTGTGGCTGGACCAAAAGGGACCCGTTGCCTAA